The genomic region ATTCCGCATTTTCCGATAGGAGCAACTGAAACCATGTCGGTTTCCGTAACCCTGCCGGCGCTCGGCGAGAGCGTCACCGAGGGCACCGTCACCCGCTGGCTCAAGGCCGAGGGCGAGCGCGTCGAGGCCGACGAGCCGCTGCTGGAGGTCTCGACCGACAAGGTCGACACCGAGATCCCCTCGCCGGTCGCCGGTGTTCTGGCCGCCATCAAGGTCGCTGAGGACGAGACCGTCGAGGTCGGCGCCGAGCTCGCCGTCATCGACGACGGCACGGGCGCGCCCGTTGCCGCCCCGGCCCCGGCCGCCGCTGCGGCTCCGGCCGCTGTCCCCGCCCCCATCGCCGAGGTTCCGGCCCCGGTCGCCGAGGCTCCGGCCACGGCTCCGGCGCCCCCCGCCGGTGCCGCCGAGGGCACCGACGTCGTCCTTCCCGCGCTCGGTGAGAGCGTCACCGAGGGCACCGTCACCCGCTGGCTCAAGGAAGTCGGCGACGACGTCGCCGAGGACGAGCCGCTGCTGGAGGTCTCGACCGACAAGGTCGACACCGAGATCCCCTCGCCCGTCGCCGGCACCCTGCTGGAGATCCTGGTCGCCGAGGACGAGACCGCCGAGGTCGGCGCCCGGCTCGCCGTGGTCGGCGCGAAGGGTGCGGCCCCGGCCGCCGCCCCCGCTGCCGCTCCGGCCCCGGTCGCTGCTCCGGCGCCCGCCCCCGCCGCTCCGGCTCCGGCTCCGGCCCCCGCGCCCGTCCAGCAGGCCCCGGCTCCGGCCGCGCCCGCTGCCCCGGCCGCTCCGGCGCCCGCCCCGGCTCCGGTCGCCGCTCCGGCCCCCGTCACCCCGGCCCCGGCTCCTGCCGTGACCACCGGTGACGACGGTGCGTACGTGACCCCCCTGGTGCGCAAGCTCGCCGGCGAGAGCGGCGTGGACCTGGGCTCGGTCAAGGGCACCGGCGTCGGTGGCCGTATCCGCAAGCAGGACGTCATCAGCGCCGCGGAGGCCGCCAAGGCCGCCGCGCCCGCACCGACCGCCGCCGCTCCGGCCGCCGCCAAGGCGCCGAAGCTGGAGGTCTCGCCGCTGCGCGGCCAGACCGTCAAGATGACCCGGATGCGCAAGGTCATCGGCGAGAACATGATGAAGGCCCTGCACACGCAGGCGCAGCTCACCTCGGTCGTCGAGGTGGACATCACCAAGCTGATGAAGCTGCGCAACCAGGCCAAGGAAGGCTTCGCCGCCCGTGAGGGCGTCAAGCTGTCCCCGATGCCGTTCTTCGTCAAGGCCGCCGCCCAGGCGCTGAAGGCCCACCCGGTCGTCAACGCCCGGATCAACGACGACGAGGGCACGATCACCTACTTCGACACCGAGAACATCGGTATCGCGGTGGACTCCGAGAAGGGTCTGATGACCCCGGTCATCAAGGACGCGGGCGACCTCAACCTCGCCGGTATCTCCAAGAAGACCGCGGAGCTGGCGGGCAAGGTCCGTTCCAGCAAGATCAGCCCGGACGAGCTGTCCGGTGCGACCTTCACGATCAGCAACACCGGTTCGC from Streptomyces sp. NBC_01267 harbors:
- the sucB gene encoding 2-oxoglutarate dehydrogenase, E2 component, dihydrolipoamide succinyltransferase codes for the protein MSVSVTLPALGESVTEGTVTRWLKAEGERVEADEPLLEVSTDKVDTEIPSPVAGVLAAIKVAEDETVEVGAELAVIDDGTGAPVAAPAPAAAAAPAAVPAPIAEVPAPVAEAPATAPAPPAGAAEGTDVVLPALGESVTEGTVTRWLKEVGDDVAEDEPLLEVSTDKVDTEIPSPVAGTLLEILVAEDETAEVGARLAVVGAKGAAPAAAPAAAPAPVAAPAPAPAAPAPAPAPAPVQQAPAPAAPAAPAAPAPAPAPVAAPAPVTPAPAPAVTTGDDGAYVTPLVRKLAGESGVDLGSVKGTGVGGRIRKQDVISAAEAAKAAAPAPTAAAPAAAKAPKLEVSPLRGQTVKMTRMRKVIGENMMKALHTQAQLTSVVEVDITKLMKLRNQAKEGFAAREGVKLSPMPFFVKAAAQALKAHPVVNARINDDEGTITYFDTENIGIAVDSEKGLMTPVIKDAGDLNLAGISKKTAELAGKVRSSKISPDELSGATFTISNTGSRGALFDTVIVPPNQAAILGIGATVKRPAVIETAEGTVIGVRDMTYLALSYDHRLVDGADAARYLTTVKAILEAGEFEVELGL